Proteins co-encoded in one Chitinophagales bacterium genomic window:
- a CDS encoding amino acid adenylation domain-containing protein, whose protein sequence is MKTNSVTSVVVSDKHLFADFIDQQTKQNPKTTAIRFNQQYLTYQALNNSTNQLAHYLQDKGVQKGTMVAISVERSLEMVVGILGIMKAGGIYVPIDPSYPDERIQYILEDTSTKILLTQQHLITKFGEVEQVISFETDWLNILNYPTEAPFVELQNHDLAYIIYTSGSTGKPKGVMVTHENLWYSTTARLQYYPDKVRSFLLLSSFAFDSSVAGIFWTLADGGTLVLPPQNTEKDPLCLVNLIEEHHISHLLCLPSLHNLLLDYPTSKLVSLQTVIVAGEACPKSLVNKHYQVLPSINLYNEYGPTEGSVWSTVYYCPKQMIEAQSVPIGKGIAHAKIYILDENQQPVKLGEQGEIYIGGKGVAKGYLHQTKLTDEKFLELQISNEKPAKVYRTGDLGSWLSDGNIEFLGRTDHQIKLRGYRIELGEIEEVICQQAGVQEAVVVVKGNAANSRKLVAYATLQPGYPLKEVEIKANLKQHLPEYMIPTNIVFLKEIPRTPNGKINRKSLSELQLPFENTNRTLKSNHLLQRQNDALENFMLQLWCEILEVESVGLKDKFFELGGNSLQAAQFINQVQKELQESIFIVTIFDNPTIAEYAAMLRRDYKEALDRHPVFNHIGTLNTETPLSTQTPKDTNTYRHFSKTSLPTLKEADFNNFHQYIPTTAILQNRNFEETTATKPIIFILAPPRSGTTLLRVMLAGHPQLFAANELQLLGFDTMRERNTAYSGKFGLWKEGLIRTVMELQGCDADHAKFSIFQCEQQGRKTFEMYRLLQHWLGDKILVDKSPSYSMDSNILQQAAQQFGEKAIFIHLVRHPYAMIQSFAKMRMNQVAYLLPHSYNAREIGELTWTHSHQNIYRFLKNIPANRQYRLHFEQLAQNPEQHLQAMCEQIGLQFHKNMANPYQNIESKMVDGIYSDSKAMGDPKLLQQKSINPKLADSWRGVLKNDFLSATTWEVYRQFEDFL, encoded by the coding sequence ATGAAAACCAATAGCGTAACTTCTGTGGTAGTGTCCGACAAACACCTATTCGCCGATTTTATAGACCAACAAACCAAACAAAATCCTAAAACGACTGCTATTAGATTCAACCAACAATATCTTACCTATCAAGCCTTGAACAACAGTACCAATCAATTGGCCCACTACCTCCAAGATAAGGGTGTTCAAAAAGGCACAATGGTAGCCATCAGTGTAGAACGTTCATTGGAGATGGTGGTGGGTATTTTGGGAATAATGAAAGCAGGAGGCATATATGTACCAATTGACCCTTCTTACCCTGATGAAAGAATACAGTATATTTTGGAAGATACATCTACCAAAATCCTTCTGACACAACAGCACTTAATAACCAAATTTGGCGAAGTTGAGCAAGTCATAAGCTTTGAAACCGATTGGCTCAATATCCTCAACTATCCAACCGAAGCCCCCTTTGTGGAACTCCAAAACCACGATTTGGCCTACATTATTTACACCTCTGGCTCGACTGGAAAACCCAAAGGTGTGATGGTGACGCACGAAAACTTGTGGTATTCGACCACAGCTCGACTGCAATATTATCCCGACAAAGTTCGCAGTTTTTTGTTGCTATCTTCTTTTGCTTTTGACAGTTCGGTGGCAGGTATATTTTGGACATTGGCAGATGGGGGTACTTTGGTTTTGCCGCCTCAAAATACCGAAAAAGACCCGCTGTGTTTGGTGAATCTCATTGAAGAACACCACATATCTCACCTGCTTTGTTTGCCTTCTTTGCATAACTTATTATTGGATTACCCTACTTCAAAATTGGTTTCCCTCCAAACAGTCATTGTCGCAGGTGAAGCCTGCCCTAAATCTTTGGTTAACAAACACTACCAAGTACTCCCGAGCATCAACTTATACAATGAATATGGTCCAACTGAAGGCAGTGTATGGTCAACCGTTTACTACTGCCCCAAACAAATGATTGAAGCCCAAAGTGTACCAATCGGCAAAGGAATAGCCCATGCCAAAATCTATATTTTAGATGAAAACCAACAACCTGTCAAACTTGGTGAACAAGGTGAAATCTACATTGGCGGTAAAGGTGTTGCGAAAGGTTATTTGCATCAAACTAAGCTGACTGATGAGAAGTTTTTGGAGCTTCAGATTTCCAATGAAAAACCTGCAAAAGTTTACCGCACAGGTGATTTGGGTTCTTGGCTATCAGATGGCAACATTGAGTTTTTGGGACGCACCGACCACCAAATCAAGTTGCGAGGCTACCGTATTGAGTTGGGGGAAATTGAAGAGGTCATTTGTCAACAAGCAGGTGTTCAAGAAGCTGTTGTGGTGGTGAAAGGCAATGCTGCAAATTCCAGAAAACTGGTTGCTTATGCCACCTTGCAGCCTGGCTACCCATTGAAGGAAGTAGAAATCAAGGCAAATTTGAAACAGCATTTGCCTGAATACATGATTCCTACAAATATTGTTTTTTTGAAGGAGATACCCCGCACTCCAAATGGTAAAATCAACCGAAAATCTTTGTCGGAACTGCAACTGCCTTTTGAAAATACCAATCGCACATTGAAGTCCAATCATTTGCTGCAAAGGCAAAACGATGCTTTAGAAAATTTTATGCTGCAATTGTGGTGTGAAATATTGGAGGTAGAAAGTGTGGGATTGAAGGACAAGTTTTTTGAATTGGGCGGCAATTCTCTACAAGCGGCACAGTTTATCAATCAAGTGCAAAAAGAGTTGCAAGAATCCATTTTTATTGTCACCATTTTCGACAATCCAACCATTGCAGAATATGCGGCTATGCTTCGGCGGGATTATAAGGAGGCTTTGGACAGACATCCTGTTTTTAACCATATAGGGACATTGAATACCGAAACACCCTTATCTACACAAACACCTAAAGACACAAACACATACAGACATTTTAGTAAAACTTCTCTACCCACCTTAAAGGAAGCTGACTTCAATAATTTCCATCAATACATTCCGACTACTGCCATCCTACAAAATCGAAATTTCGAAGAAACAACCGCTACCAAACCGATTATCTTCATCCTTGCACCTCCTCGTTCTGGTACAACACTTTTGAGGGTCATGCTGGCAGGGCATCCACAACTTTTTGCAGCCAATGAACTGCAATTGTTGGGGTTTGACACCATGCGAGAACGAAATACAGCCTACAGTGGCAAGTTTGGTTTGTGGAAAGAGGGATTGATTCGGACGGTGATGGAATTGCAGGGATGTGATGCCGACCATGCTAAATTTTCGATTTTTCAGTGCGAGCAACAAGGACGTAAAACCTTTGAAATGTACCGTTTATTACAGCATTGGTTGGGTGATAAAATCCTTGTAGATAAATCCCCTTCCTATTCGATGGACTCCAACATCTTGCAGCAAGCGGCGCAACAATTTGGTGAAAAAGCGATTTTCATACACTTGGTTCGACATCCTTATGCCATGATTCAGTCTTTTGCCAAAATGCGAATGAACCAAGTAGCCTATCTCCTACCCCATTCCTACAATGCCCGTGAAATTGGTGAATTGACATGGACCCACAGCCACCAAAATATCTATCGTTTCCTCAAAAACATTCCTGCAAACCGCCAATACCGCCTTCATTTTGAACAACTCGCACAAAATCCTGAGCAACACCTTCAGGCAATGTGTGAACAAATTGGACTGCAATTCCACAAAAATATGGCGAACCCTTATCAAAATATTGAATCCAAAATGGTGGATGGTATTTATTCGGATAGCAAGGCAATGGGCGACCCAAAGTTATTACAGCAAAAATCCATCAATCCAAAATTGGCGGATAGTTGGCGAGGAGTCTTGAAAAATGATTTTTTGAGTGCGACCACATGGGAAGTATATCGGCAGTTTGAAGATTTTTTGTAA
- a CDS encoding MoxR family ATPase has protein sequence MYNFDIYQGNGRQSRFELPTYQHLGKLDEPSGYIASDYLRDAVNVALALGQPLLLTGEPGTGKTHLAKSIAWELGLGEPLVFNAKTDSAAKDLFYRYDSLGHFHHTQIKKTDIEVNDYIHFEALGKAILSSYDDANVRALLPQELQHIGAQKSVVLIDEIDKATRDFPNNILHEIENMSFMVSETGKKYSIQDQRFRPIVILTSNSEKNLPDAFLRRCVYYHIPFPEKDMLREIVNKRLQLSEGFRQRMLEAAIDHFTEIRAKKLRKRPATAELLAWIHILDKLEVNLEVPTPEQLQKLASTYSILAKNPEDLKRLREDL, from the coding sequence ATGTACAATTTCGATATCTATCAAGGAAATGGGCGACAAAGCCGTTTTGAACTTCCTACCTACCAACATCTCGGTAAACTCGACGAACCCAGTGGCTACATTGCTAGTGATTATTTGCGAGATGCGGTCAATGTCGCTTTGGCATTGGGGCAACCTCTGTTGTTGACAGGTGAACCAGGAACAGGCAAAACGCACTTGGCGAAAAGTATTGCATGGGAATTGGGATTGGGTGAACCCTTGGTTTTCAATGCTAAAACCGATTCTGCTGCAAAAGACCTTTTTTACCGCTACGATTCACTCGGTCATTTTCACCATACCCAAATCAAAAAAACGGATATTGAGGTAAACGACTACATTCATTTTGAAGCACTTGGAAAAGCGATTTTGTCGTCTTATGATGATGCGAATGTACGTGCTTTACTGCCCCAAGAATTGCAGCACATTGGAGCGCAAAAATCAGTGGTGCTGATTGACGAAATTGACAAAGCAACCCGTGATTTCCCGAACAACATCTTGCACGAGATTGAGAACATGAGTTTTATGGTGTCGGAAACGGGTAAAAAATACAGCATACAAGACCAACGTTTTCGCCCGATTGTGATTTTGACGAGCAATTCAGAGAAAAACTTACCCGATGCTTTTTTGCGGCGATGTGTGTATTACCACATTCCTTTTCCTGAAAAAGATATGCTGCGAGAGATTGTAAACAAACGGCTGCAATTGAGTGAAGGATTTCGGCAGCGTATGTTGGAGGCTGCAATTGACCATTTCACCGAAATCAGAGCCAAAAAACTACGCAAACGACCTGCAACAGCGGAACTTTTGGCGTGGATCCACATTCTCGACAAACTAGAGGTGAACCTCGAAGTGCCTACTCCCGAACAGTTGCAAAAATTGGCGAGTACCTACAGTATTTTGGCGAAAAACCCAGAAGATTTGAAGCGGTTGCGGGAGGACCTTTGA